Proteins encoded within one genomic window of Aspergillus nidulans FGSC A4 chromosome VII:
- a CDS encoding uncharacterized protein (transcript_id=CADANIAT00008809), with the protein MNDPCLKCRSTFVRRDLLLRHDRTVHAKDGGVPLVSEGRRRGGGVRKASSPAPSKPSVTIDPTTLEQIEASSDGMVDLETAAMLMTDFQHKAAAAATGQVHDRAESDRSFSPGRGSLLEPPVSYLSGNATLPQMPWDSLVSPTESKHHLSPFVSQDAASESHGLMDRHVTDSMAPSLHSLVNSLPVSGNSTPNALSPYPSMTGPVSPVNYRRSPGPSQALTLPKAPQIANDLERNQIVERIRLADSLGVLPESFQLPTTAALNKYLTTYFNLYHHHLPFLHQESFKPTTASSPLLLAVLSIGALYTFERQHAFMLHVGSKMLVNQFLQHKDNFDSRKCPLWAMQSTLLNMIFESWSGDPKGLEWTCSIKSLLANMVAGNRYQLKLRTEAREGRQPTREEWIEDESCRRTYYAVYIFFGMLTLTFNHTPAMSFDEFDNLELPSSESMWNLDVNDDEAWRRNLASSTTMTVREAHDCLFQGDQTRYSAFATRVLINALFLQVWNHKRSFEALQDVVTEYKLRLALETWENSLEVCEPETIVVPLSTPQNGHPLIFNSMAVYRNTRARLEVDLKSIQEALRYHSSYEVAAAMTVAREKVKRSQEMNKVIQSCFECIEIAAIQGINWVAKTSATNWSVEHPLCGLDLMVILSLWLYRLEHDEEPASEAEMAIYNKVRNLFDDDAVDSCGKLSSTVARVWGNILDGVVVWGITKLMGESFKLHSQALVGYEDSLRVAKDQPIHAVPTKSLASVGTAY; encoded by the exons ATGAACGATCCC TGTTTGAAGTGTAGGAGCACATTTGTTCGCAGAGACCTTTTGCTTCGACATGACCGCACTGTCCATGCCAAAGACGGCGGCGTTCCCCTCGTCTCCGAGGGCCGTCGCCGTGGAGGGGGCGTCCGCAAGGCTTCTTCCCCAGCACCTTCTAAGCCTTCTGTCACAATTGATCCTACCACTCTGGAACAAATCGAGGCAAGCAGCGATGGTATGGTCGACCTTGAAACAGCAGCCATGTTGATGACAGATTTCCAACAtaaggctgcagcagctgccaCCGGCCAGGTTCACGATCGTGCCGAATCCGACCGTTCTTTCTCCCCTGGACGCGGTTCGCTCCTCGAGCCACCTGTTTCGTATCTATCCGGCAATGCGACATTGCCGCAAATGCCGTGGGATTCGTTGGTTTCGCCGACCGAATCGAAACATCACCTGTCTCCGTTTGTATCCCAGGATGCTGCTTCAGAGTCTCACGGACTCATGGACCGTCATGTGACCGACTCGATGGCGCCGTCGCTGCACTCGCTGGTCAACTCTTTGCCAGTTTCAGGCAATTCCACTCCGAACGCGTTGTCTCCATACCCATCAATGACTGGGCCTGTCAGCCCCGTTAACTACAGGCGATCCCCGGGTCCCAGCCAGGCTCTGACTCTGCCGAAGGCACCTCAAATTGCCAACGATCTAGAGCGCAACCAGATTGTGGAACGCATTCGTCTTGCTGACTCGCTTGGTGTGCTTCCTGAGTCGTTCCAACTCCCAACGACAGCCGCTTTGAACAAGTATTTGACTACCTATTTCAACTTGTATCATCACCACCTTCCCTTCCTGCATCAGGAGTCGTTCAAACCCACTACGGCCTCATCGCCTCTTTTGCTAGCAGTCCTCTCCATTGGAGCTCTTTACACATTCGAGCGGCAGCATGCATTCATGCTTCATGTTGGTTCTAAAATGCTTGtcaaccagttccttcaACACAAGGACAACTTTGACTCGAGAAAGTGTCCTTTGTGGGCGATGCAGAGCACTCTGTTGAACATGATCTTTGAGAGCTGGAGTGGTGACCCGAAGGGTCTAGAATGGACTTGCTCAATCAAGAGTCTTCTTGCCAAT ATGGTCGCCGGGAACCGATAccagctcaagctccgcACTGAAGCTCGTGAAGGACGGCAACCAACCAGGGAGGAGTGGATTGAGGATGAATCTTGCCGCCGTACTTACTACGCTGTTTACATTTTCTTCGGCATGCTTACCTTGACCTTCAACCACACTCCCGCAATGAGCTTTGATGAATTTGATAACCTGGAGCTGCCCTCGTCTGAATCCATGTGGAATCTAGACGTCAATGATGATGAGGCATGGCGCCGAAACTTGGCTTCATCTACGACAATGACTGTTCGCGAGGCCCATGACTGCCTCTTTCAAGGCGATCAAACCCGGTACAGCGCGTTCGCAACCCGtgtcctcatcaacgccctGTTTCTGCAGGTGTGGAACCACAAGAGAAGTTTCGAAGCTCTTCAGGATGTGGTCACAGAATACAAGCTCCGCCTCGCACTGGAGACTTGGGAGAACTCGCTGGAGGTTTGCGAGCCGGAAACAATTGTCGTTCCTCTCAGCACTCCTCAAAACGGACATCCACTCATCTTTAACTCGATGGCTGTTTACCGCAACACTCGTGCCCGCCTTGAGGTTGACCTGAAGTCCATCCAGGAAGCTCTGCGCTATCACTCTTCCTACGAAGTTGCGGCTGCGATGACCGTCGCCCGCGAGAAGGTCAAGCGATCGCAAGAGATGAACAAGGTTATTCAGTCGTGCTTTGAGTGCATTGAGATTGCCGCCATCCAAGGAATTAACTGGGTTGCCAAAACTTCGGCCACCAACTGGAGTGTCGAACACCCGCTCTGCGGGTTGGATCTGATGGTAATTCTCAGCCTCTGGCTTTATCGCCTGGAACATGACGAGGAGCCTGCCTCCGAGGCAGAAATGGCCATTTACAACAAGGTCCGGAATTTgtttgacgatgatgctGTCGACTCGTGTGGTAAACTCAGCTCCACCGTTGCCCGTGTATGGGGTAACATCCTAGACGGTGTGGTGGTTTGGGG AATTACCAAGCTTATGGGCGAGTCATTCAAACTTCACTCCCAGGCTTTGGTTGGCTACGAGGACTCTCTACGAGTTGCCAAAGACCAGCCAATCCATGCTGTGCCAACGAAGTCGCTTGCGAGTGTGGGCACCGCATACTAG
- a CDS encoding uncharacterized protein (transcript_id=CADANIAT00008812): MKPSTLLFCLAPTAALVAADPVPHAVAPSPSLQNGTPSRPLSDVQTTPEDVPHIQSETQQMLHLQVADTQAKPDTIAIPLLRRTALSLRTRRSSTELTKRSEGTLGQTPWIGMAIGLTCTTMAAVMLGPCIEGLLTVLLYEHMKYTKPDIQLILKPVRGILSMQFLAAYRARLLRPQPIFHQSADPAYQVLDLSIYKVWRGSEYLRKQGAETRSYAVAKSTSKLTILSSRLTSSSIRQAPSSFRSASSAEADKESLQRSCDRMSTSTNTIINAHNNIPPEVPSSSVPIARELGILFGFLLASLVIMGVYAVIWRGIERAEEEKDRVRRERLVAQGVHHGRGGIHEKMLNQDVLMGRPEGLRSDGVHRTGDGDGRARRNGAGGIGGARTRSMSNQLAI; encoded by the exons ATGAAGCCCTCCACACTTCTTTTCTGCCTCGCCCCCACGGCTGCCCTCGTTGCGGCGGACCCAGTGCCGCACGCCGTCGCTCCAAGCCCATCACTGCAGAATGGCACCCCGTCAAGACCTCTATCGGACGTGCAAACGACCCCCGAAGACGTACCGCACATCCAGTCAGAGACGCAGCAGATGCTCCACCTACAAGTCGCGGATACACAAGCAAAACCAGACACGATAGCCATCCCTCTTCTCAGAAGGACGGCTCTTTCGCTACGGACACGGAGATCATCGACCGAGTTGACCAAGCGGAGCGAAGGCACACTGGGACAGACTCCGTGGATTGGAATGGCCATTGGGCTGACCTGCACAACCATGGCGGCCGTGATGCTGGG GCCGTGTATAGAAGGATTGCTGACGGTTTTAT TGTACGAACACATGAAATATACAAAACCAGACATTCAGTTGATTCTCAAACCTGTTCGAGGTATTCTCTCAATGCAGTTTTTAGCAGC GTATAGAGCACGTCTACTTCGACCCCAACCCATATTCCACCAATCCGCGGACCCAGCCTACCAAGTCTTGGATTTAAG CATCTACAAGGTTTGGCGCGGCTCAGAATACCTTCGTAAGCAGGGAGCAGAGACTCGCTCGTATGCAGTGGCCA AATCTACTTCGAAATTAACTATCCTCTCCTCTCGTCTCACCTCATCGTCCATCAGACAAGCGCCCAGCTCATTCCGATCTGCAAGCTCAGCAGAAGCCGATAAAGAAAGCCTTCAACGATCTTGCGATAGAATGTCCACAAGCACAAACACAATCATCAACGCGCACAACAATATCCCCCCGGAGGTCCCCTCGTCGTCCGTCCCTATTGCTCGCGAGCTCGGTAtcctcttcggcttccttctcGCTTCGCTGGTGATCATGGGAGTTTACGCTGTTATCTGGAGGG GTATCGAAcgcgccgaggaggagaaagatcGGGTGCGGAGGGAGCGCCTTGTTGCGCAGGGAGTACATCATGGACGCGGCGGAATCCACGAGAAGATGTTGAATCAGGATGTTCTTATGGGGAGGCCGGAAGGGCTGCGGTCTGACGGTGTTCATAGGActggggatggagatggaagggCCAGAAGAAACGGTGCCGGGGGTATCGGTGGGGCCAGAACGAGGAGCATGTCGAACCAGTTGGCGATATAG
- a CDS encoding FluC/FEX family fluoride channel (transcript_id=CADANIAT00008810), whose translation MSSASAFASDSPCLRDIVETRLSETQAPPPTTESAPQRQSLNGQFTNELESEGQGPNPERGHYVPGFEPEYELLPEQKPLSPTATTLYTLSYLIFFSIFGTLARLGVQALTFYPGSPVVTGLLWANVGGSLLMGFFLEDRNIFREEWGKPSTNTNTNPNISTAEESKRHTSVKKTIPLYIGLTTGFCGSFTSFSSFIRDVFVALSNDLSSPDLSDTSPTSRNGGYSFMALVAVILITVSLSVSALIAGSHLALALSRLPISYTLPFRLTRRIIDPLFAILGLGSWLGAVFLAIFLPAGHKAWRGEALFAIVFAPLGTLLRFYVSLWLNARIPSFPLGTFAVNIVGTIILAACYDLQRVEVGASVLFILTEAEFVMYFYANVL comes from the exons ATGTCCTCTGCCTCGGCCTTTGCGTCCGACAGCCCTTGTCTCAGGGACATCGTGGAGACTCGCCTGTCCGAAACGCAGGCCCCCCCTCCGACGACCGAGTCGGCTCCGCAGCGACAATCTTTAAATGGCCAATTTACAAACGAGCTGGAGTCTGAGGGTCAAGGACCAAATCCAGAGCGAGGGCACTATGTCCCTGGGTTCGAGCCTGAATATGAACTTCTCCCGGAACAAAAACCGCTCTCCCCCACTGCTACAACCCTCTATACCTTATCCtacctcatcttcttctccatttTTGGCACCCTCGCCCGCCTCGGTGTCCAGGCGCTGACATTCTACCCCGGCTCGCCGGTTGTAACAGGCTTGCTATGGGCCAATGTCGGCGGATCCTTACTGAtgggcttcttcctcgaggaCAGGAATATCTTTCGCGAAGAATGGGGTAAGCCCAGCACGAACACCAACACGAACCCCAACATTTCCACAGCCGAAGAATCCAAGCGCCATACATCCGTCAAAAAGACCATTCCCCTCTACATCGGCCTCACCACCGGCTTTTGCGGCTCCTTtacctccttctcctctttcattCGTGATGTCTTCGTCGCTCTCTCCAACGACCTCTCCTCCCCGGACCTCTCAGATACCAGTCCCACCTCCCGCAACGGCGGCTACAGCTTCATGGCCCTGGTTGCCGTAATCCTGATTACTGTCTCACTCAGCGTGTCCGCCCTGATAGCCGGCTCGCACCTCGCCCTCGCTCTCAGCCGGCTGCCAATTTCATACACACTCCCCTTCCGCCTAACTCGCCGCATCATCGATCCCCTCTTCGCCATCTTAGGGCTAGGCAGCTGGCTCGGCGCAGTGTTCCTCGCGATATTCCTCCCAGCCGGGCATAAAGCTTGGCGCGGCGAGGCGCTTTTCGCAATCGTCTTCGCGCCCTTGGGTACCCTCCTCCGCTTCTATGTTTCGCTGTGGCTAAACGCGCGTATTCCTTCGTTTCCACTAGGAACCTTCGCAGTGAATATCGTTGGAACAATCATATTAGCCGCTTGTTATGACCTGCAGCGCGTGGAGGTTGGCGCGAGCGTGCTG TTTATTCTGA CTGAAGCTGAGTTCGTTATGTACTTCTACGCCAATGTCTTATAA
- a CDS encoding putative DNA-directed RNA polymerase III RPC4 (transcript_id=CADANIAT00008813): MPPKAASRRGASSAPARNTDGSGSEASATPNTSASPAPASTTPTPGTTARAPVQRLQSLKKRTPTGSIGPGPGPSSIGHGTGEPSKPTLKYKPRAVGRRSKEEREAIEKLEAERHAERLAEAAAIQRGKASLAARGRAGFSGRGRGGPMGMAGAAGPLGSGFAGRRGRGGSRFGGGDSRATSMSRRSKSMTAALGGGSASSDESDGEIRVSIDRINLESDADDDDDDALLEKKKRQRKGKIALGSVREAGLRPIRVERHEHEERVVSVNMESSTAKSAELRQQAKEKAKDDALFVQDDDETPTEEPQVKQEPTDNDQAMTDVPHAEEPVTTDDGLLPAPKVKVRRKLGSREPSVPVVKDPKSLLRTKEDIEEYDRHAEDLELIKDLFTKEPPATPAEATEGVEPAEGAETTADDTEKEKKGDAEDGEEPQDDKLTGQLFLMQFPPITPNLIEPNADGTLPDSEATMIPDPAASQGVGQTGVSNEGQRETPVFKREDDVEVLDGQDETITTATQSKVVTAADWQLKAGQAGKLNVHASGRVTMDWGGISFELDRATAVDFLQEALIVSTPPNVTEEMPDDEHKVWAMGQLSGKFTVTPDWSKIL; the protein is encoded by the coding sequence ATGCCTCCCAAAGCCGCTTCCCGACGAGGTGCGTCGTCAGCGCCTGCACGAAACACCGATGGCAGTGGCTCAGAGGCTAGCGCCACCCCTAATACCTCCGCAAGCCCTGCGCCAGCATCTACGACGCCTACACCAGGCACTACAGCACGAGCACCGGTGCAACGTCTACAGTCCCTCAAGAAACGCACACCAACTGGGAGCATTGGGCCCGGACCTGGTCCTTCCAGTATAGGACATGGTACGGGCGAGCCTTCGAAACCGACATTGAAGTATAAACCACGCGCAGTGGGGCGGcgcagcaaagaagaacgagaGGCTATTGAGAAACTTGAAGCTGAGCGGCATGCTGAGCGGTTGGCAGAGGCTGCAGCAATCCAGCGCGGAAAGGCGAGCCTCGCAGCGCGGGGACGGGCGGGATTCTCTGGACGTGGACGTGGCGGCCCAATGGGAATGGCTGGTGCTGCCGGGCCATTAGGCTCTGGATTTGCTGGGCGAAGGGGCCGTGGTGGTTCGAGGTTTGGAGGTGGGGATTCTAGGGCAACGTCAATGTCGCGGAGGAGCAAGTCGATGACGGCGGCCCTTGGGGGTGGTTCTGCTTCGTCCGACGAAAGCGACGGAGAGATCAGGGTCAGTATCGACAGGATCAACTTGGAAAGCGAcgccgatgacgacgatgacgatgcgctactggagaagaagaagaggcagcGGAAGGGAAAAATTGCTCTTGGGAGCGTAAGGGAGGCAGGCTTACGCCCGATCCGCGTCGAGAGACATGAGCACGAGGAACGGGTGGTCAGCGTGAATATGGAGTCTAGTACAGCCAAGTCCGCTGAACTCCGACagcaggcgaaggagaaagCCAAGGATGATGCGCTGTTTGTgcaggatgacgatgagacACCTACGGAGGAACCTCAGGTGAAACAGGAGCCTACAGACAATGATCAGGCAATGACCGATGTCCCACATGCAGAGGAACCCGTTACAACTGATGACGGACTATTACCTGCACCGAAGGTGAAGGTGCGGCGGAAGCTGGGCTCAAGGGAACCATCTGTGCCTGTAGTAAAGGACCCGAAGAGCTTGTTGCGGACgaaggaggatattgaagaaTACGATCGACAtgcagaagatctggaaCTTATTAAGGATCTATTCACAAAGGAGCCTCCTGCCACACCAGCTGAAGCTACGGAAGGCGTCGAGCCTGCAGAGGGCGCTGAAACTACGGCTGATGACacagagaaggaaaagaaaggggaTGCTGAAGACGGGGAAGAGCCCCAGGACGATAAACTCaccggccagctcttcctgATGCAATTCCCACCCATTACCCCGAATCTCATTGAACCCAACGCGGATGGGACACTTCCTGATAGCGAAGCTACGATGATACCCGATCCCGCTGCGTCTCAAGGCGTGGGGCAGACCGGGGTATCCAATGAAGGGCAAAGGGAAACCCCAGTCTTCAagcgcgaggatgatgtcgaaGTACTCGACGGACAGGATGAGACTATTACGACAGCCACGCAATCCAAGGTTGTCACGGCAGCGGACTGGCAGCTTAAGGCCGGACAAGCCGGTAAGCTCAATGTGCACGCTTCCGGCCGGGTGACCATGGACTGGGGCGGGATCAGCTTCGAACTGGACCGCGCAACGGCAGTTGATTTTCTGCAGGAAGCGCTGATCGTGTCAACGCCGCCGAATGTGACAGAGGAGATGCCTGACGATGAGCACAAGGTCTGGGCTATGGGACAACTAAGCGGCAAGTTTACTGTGACCCCAGATTGGAGCAAGATACTGTGA
- a CDS encoding putative C6 finger domain protein (transcript_id=CADANIAT00008814) — protein MQAVQNEQLVSPGESPTYTDHRPLQEPSPTKSPTPKNVAFELLLDDNSKARARIPMRVQIYPHDTTDSIVTTVKNFYGIYDGAAGVSFEDVNGITLIARYENLRNNMTVYVRVMPVPVYEEGYGDRYYGPMSMDNRKRPSLGEPFQMASAMQPIQHPEHGQSPSRPASRVARKRSVSPSGKSRRSASQHKQQSRPGLKSRGSSTHGSIYDDAGYSDSDGGYGSVSGAKKSRSEHFASSEISMENILQDGRRKRPKFESSELPLFVPPQVPLTTSTSSISPQRRSIGQEGAGSPFARPMHRSNNYYQQPLPSPQSYGHNDHIYGGNTSRNGIYTTPMVPEHGHRLRDRATVHSSGQYPNSTGRNGGPGILPTPDPTIASCISDEDVALQLIRLGDASNFSHGRTSASTLDDAFSGAADAASSTGATSDGEGYSEDDDDLPARPRQRLDSSPMLPPGTAKHTHKRLDDILPSFDSSDASYDSHDNEYHQEDYEGGMVKNEVDDDSSHESMSKPKKAKSRNTSTTSSKPRAGKTPQIRSGKSANKPASNNGARKGAKSTPSAPGHKVGPLQTANAAAPRKASTSSVNGQYPLAADEEDLSTKPRCQRCRKSKKGCDRQRPCGRCKDAGIGIEGCISEDEGNGRKGRYGRHMGVPVKKPLDTVPVANETQSSIPAVPMAASTVDKNKKRKR, from the exons ATGCAGGCTGTCCAGAATGAACAGCTTGTATCTCCTGGGGAGTCTCCGACCTACACCGACCACCGTCCCCTCCAAGAGCCGTCCCCGACCAAAAGTCCGACCCCCAAAAACGTCGCCTTTGAGTTATTACTCGATGACAACTCCAAAGCTCGAGCCCGCATTCCCATGCGGGTTCAGATCTACCCTCATGACACCACGGATTCCATCGTCACTACAGTGAAAAACTTCTATGGAATCTATGATGGCGCTGCCGGCGTCAGCTTCGAGGATGTGAACGGTATTACACTCATTGCAAGATATGAGAATCTAAGGAACAATATGACAGTATATGTGCGGGTAATGCCCGTTCCGGTTTACGAAGAGGGTTATGGAGATAGGTATTATGGCCCCATGTCCATGGACAATCGCAAACGGCCCAGCCTAGGTGAACCATTCCAAATGGCGTCCGCGATGCAGCCAATACAACATCCAGAGCACGGGCAATCACCGTCCCGGCCTGCGTCTCGGGTCGCTCGCAAGCGCAGTGTGTCACCGTCTGGTAAGAGTCGTCGTAGCGCCTCCCAGCACAAGCAGCAGTCTCGTCCGGGGCTCAAGAGCAGGGGCTCTAGCACTCATGGTAGCATCTATGACGATGCTGGCtacagcgacagcgatggTGGCTACGGCTCCGTCTCCGGGGCGAAAAAATCTCGAAGTGAACACTTTGCCAGCTCGGAGATCAGCATGGAAAATATCCTTCAAGACGGTCGTCGCAAACGACCTAAGTTCGAGAGTTCT GAACTCCCATTATTCGTCCCTCCTCAAGTTCCTCTCAcaacctcgacctcctcaatctccccGCAGCGTCGCTCTATCGGCCAGGAAGGGGCAGGCTCGCCATTTGCGCGGCCAATGCACCGCTCAAATAACTATTATCAGCAGCCTTTGCCGTCCCCTCAAAGTTATGGACACAATGATCACATCTATGGAGGAAATACTTCACGAAATGGCATATACACTACACCGATGGTTCCTGAACACGGCCACCGTCTTCGCGACCGTGCGACTGTCCATTCATCTGGGCAATATCCAAATTCGACCGGCCGAAACGGTGGTCCGGGTATCCTTCCCACACCCGATCCCACCATAGCCAGCTGCATATCTGATGAAGACGTTGCGCTGCAATTGATACGTCTCGGAGATGCCTCCAATTTCTCTCATGGCCGTACTTCCGCATCCACCCTCGATGATGCGTTTAGTGGCGCTGCTGACGCTGCGTCTTCCACCGGTGCAACAAGCGACGGCGAAGGCTACAgtgaggatgacgacgatcTGCCCGCTCGTCCCAGGCAGAGACTTGACTCGAGCCCAATGCTTCCACCCGGTACTGCTAAGCACACGCACAAGCGCCTGGATGACATCCTGCCCAGTTTCGACAGCTCCGATGCCAGCTATGACAGCCACGATAATGAGTACCATCAGGAAGACTATGAGGGTGGTATGGTTAAGAACGAggtcgacgatgattctTCCCATGAATCTATGTCTAAACCCAAGAAAGCTAAAAGCCGAAACACCAGTACCACCTCGTCGAAGCCTCGCGCCGGCAAGACACCTCAAATACGCTCGGGTAAAAGTGCAAACAAACCTGCATCCAACAATGGGGCTCGCAAAGGGGCCAAGTCAACTCCGTCCGCACCCGGTCACAAAGTTGGCCCGCTTCAGACAGCTAACGCTGCTGCCCCGCGGAaggcttcgacttcttctgTCAATGGCCAATACCCGTTGGctgcggacgaggaagatCTGTCGACAAAGCCACGCTGCCAGCGGTGCCGCAAAAGCAAGAAGGGGTGTGACCGACAACGTCCTTGCGGACGATGCAAGGATGCTGGCATCGGCATTGAAGGCTGTATCAGTGAGGACGAAGGAAACGGTCGCAAAGGACGCTACGGCCGCCATATGGGCGTTCCTGTCAAGAAGCCACTGGACACCGTTCCCGTTGCTAACGAGACGCAATCATCCATCCCGGCCGTCCCTATGGCAGCCTCGACGGTGGACAAAAACAAGAAACGCAAGCGCTAG
- a CDS encoding uracil phosphoribosyltransferase (transcript_id=CADANIAT00008811): MTLPSNIHISTHPLLQAKVSQLRSSSTTTRETRSLVNEIATILGVEAFATWKAAGTGKTDSTPLGIEYETKTIDPANIALVPILRSGLGMIDAINDLLPSPVPIYHLGLFRERFSLQPVEYYNNLPYNRPEQSSSSSGPSPSAVNTAAASVAILLDPIIATGGTAEAAIQLLREWGVQRVVMLSVLGSEDGVKRAAECWPEGVEVWIGAVDERCNERGMIVPGLGDIGDRLFVAIGK, encoded by the exons ATGACGCTGCCCTCTAACATCCACATCTCCACCCACCCTCTCCTGCAAGCCAAAGTCTCTCAGCTGCGGTCCTCGTCAACCACAACCCGCGAGACACGCAGCCTGGTCAATGAAATCGCGACGATTCTGGGCGTAGAGGCCTTTGCTACCTGGAAGGCTGCGGGCACTGGAAAGACT gattCCACCCCGTTAGGTATCGAGTACGAGACGAAGACAATCGACCCCGCAAACATTGCACTGGTACCAATCCTCCGTTCAGGACTGGGCATGATTGACG CGATCAATGATCTCCTACCGTCTCCCGTCCCAATCTACCACCTCGGCCTCTTCCGCGAGCGCTTCTCCCTCCAGCCCGTCGAATACTACAACAACCTCCCCTACAACCGCCCCGAGCaatcgtcttcttcgtccggaCCAAGTCCCAGCGCCGTCAACACAGCCGCGGCCTCGGTCGCTATCCTACTCGATCCCATCATTGCAACAGGCGGCACGGCCGAAGCAGCcatccagcttctccgcgAGTGGGGCGTGCAGCGGGTTGTTATGCTGAGTGTGCTTGGCTCCGAGGATGGTGTCAAGCGTGCGGCCGAGTGCTGGCCTGAGGGCGTGGAGGTATGGATAGGCGCTGTGGATGAACGGTGTAACGAGCGGGGGATGATTGTGCCTGGATTGGGGGATATTGGGGATCGGTTGTTTGTTGCCATTGGAAAGTAG